One genomic window of Devosia salina includes the following:
- a CDS encoding substrate-binding protein — translation MTLLKRGLTRRRVLQTGMAGIIGSGVAPMMFTRGAWAQEFCNNPTGDTVTLGLNLPLTGAYAEEGADEQKAYELAIAHLNGEGDGGLINVLTPSALKGNGILGKKVAYVTSDSQTKSDVARAGATRMIERDGAIMITGGSSSGEAVAVQGLCQEMGVIFMAGLTHSNDTTGKDKRRYGFRHFFNAYQSGVALGPVLADAYGTDRRAYHLTADYTWGWTQEESIKNATEALGWQTVEAVRTPLGAGDFSQFLTPVLNSGADVLILNHYGNDMVNSLTQAVQFGMRDRQANGKDFQIVVPLFSELMAKGAGENIKGIYGTSNWHWNLQDPGSIAFTKSFGAAYGSPPSQAAHTCYVQTLLYADAVERAGTFYPPEVIKALEGFEFDGMGNGRTLYRAEDHQCMKSVLVVQGNDNPTSQFDVLNVVKEVDRDTVNYDPAIFGGELGPAEPAPLCG, via the coding sequence ATGACACTTTTGAAGCGCGGGCTGACCCGCCGCAGGGTTCTGCAGACCGGCATGGCCGGCATTATCGGTTCGGGCGTCGCCCCCATGATGTTCACCCGGGGAGCCTGGGCGCAGGAGTTCTGCAACAACCCCACGGGTGACACCGTCACCCTCGGCCTGAACCTGCCCCTGACCGGCGCCTATGCCGAAGAAGGCGCAGACGAACAGAAGGCCTATGAACTCGCCATCGCCCACCTCAATGGTGAAGGGGATGGCGGGCTGATCAATGTGCTGACCCCGTCCGCCCTCAAGGGCAACGGCATTCTTGGCAAGAAGGTCGCTTATGTGACCTCCGACAGCCAGACCAAGTCGGACGTGGCCCGCGCTGGGGCCACCCGCATGATCGAACGCGATGGCGCCATCATGATCACCGGCGGTTCGTCCTCCGGCGAGGCTGTCGCCGTGCAGGGTCTCTGCCAGGAGATGGGTGTCATCTTCATGGCCGGCCTGACGCATTCCAATGACACCACCGGCAAGGATAAGCGACGCTACGGCTTCCGCCATTTCTTCAATGCCTATCAGTCCGGCGTGGCCCTCGGCCCGGTTCTGGCTGACGCCTATGGCACCGATCGGCGCGCCTACCACCTGACCGCCGACTACACCTGGGGCTGGACCCAGGAGGAGTCGATCAAGAACGCTACCGAGGCTCTTGGTTGGCAGACCGTGGAGGCCGTCCGCACGCCCCTGGGCGCTGGCGACTTCTCGCAGTTCCTCACACCAGTGCTGAACTCGGGCGCCGACGTCCTCATCCTCAACCACTACGGCAACGACATGGTGAACTCGCTGACCCAGGCGGTGCAGTTCGGCATGCGTGACCGCCAGGCGAATGGCAAGGATTTCCAGATCGTGGTCCCGCTGTTCTCCGAATTGATGGCCAAGGGTGCCGGCGAGAACATCAAAGGCATCTACGGTACGTCCAACTGGCACTGGAATCTCCAGGACCCCGGTTCGATCGCCTTCACCAAGTCGTTCGGCGCCGCCTATGGCTCCCCGCCGTCGCAGGCCGCACACACCTGCTACGTCCAGACCCTGCTCTATGCGGACGCGGTCGAGCGTGCCGGCACCTTCTATCCGCCCGAAGTCATCAAGGCGCTGGAAGGCTTCGAGTTCGACGGCATGGGCAATGGCCGCACTCTCTATCGCGCCGAGGACCACCAGTGCATGAAGTCCGTGCTAGTGGTGCAGGGCAATGACAACCCGACCAGCCAGTTCGACGTGCTCAACGTTGTCAAGGAAGTCGATCGCGACACGGTCAACTACGATCCGGCGATCTTCGGCGGCGAGTTGGGCCCGGCAGAGCCGGCACCGCTCTGCGGCTAA
- a CDS encoding branched-chain amino acid ABC transporter permease, which produces MFEVIFLQFLNGLDKGAAYALIALGLTLVFGTLGVVNFAHGALFMLGAFCAVMFRQFLTLETVTIDPTQLSPWGAPLEVREPLVQAWFGDFGAVLVNYSVPVSILITIPIMLLIGIGLERGIIKHFYKRPHAEQILVTFGLAIVAQEVIKSVFGPNPIPQPMPTDLRGAADLGVWIGFQANVITYPLWRLIYFLFSAIVIGGVFAFLQFTTFGMVVRAGMADRETVGLLGINIDRRFTIMFGLAAVVAGMAGVMYTPLLPPNYHLGMDFLVLSFVVVVVGGMGSLPGAVAAGFLLGILQSFASMTQIKDIIPGIDQIIIYLVAVIILLVRPRGLLGRRGVMES; this is translated from the coding sequence ATGTTCGAAGTCATCTTTCTTCAGTTTCTCAACGGGCTCGACAAGGGTGCCGCCTATGCGTTGATCGCCCTGGGGCTGACCCTGGTGTTTGGCACGCTCGGCGTGGTCAATTTCGCCCACGGCGCCCTGTTCATGCTCGGCGCTTTCTGTGCGGTGATGTTCCGCCAGTTCCTCACCCTCGAGACGGTTACCATCGATCCCACCCAGCTCTCGCCTTGGGGTGCGCCGCTGGAAGTGCGCGAGCCGCTCGTTCAGGCTTGGTTCGGCGACTTCGGCGCCGTCCTGGTCAACTACTCAGTGCCGGTATCGATACTGATCACCATCCCCATCATGCTGCTGATCGGCATTGGGCTCGAGCGCGGCATCATCAAGCACTTCTACAAGCGCCCGCATGCCGAGCAGATCCTCGTGACCTTCGGCCTCGCCATTGTCGCCCAGGAAGTGATCAAGTCCGTTTTCGGCCCCAATCCCATCCCGCAGCCAATGCCGACCGACCTGCGCGGCGCCGCCGATCTGGGCGTGTGGATCGGCTTCCAGGCCAATGTCATCACCTATCCGCTCTGGCGCCTGATCTACTTCCTGTTCTCAGCGATCGTCATTGGTGGCGTGTTTGCCTTCCTGCAGTTCACCACCTTCGGCATGGTGGTCCGTGCAGGCATGGCAGATCGTGAGACCGTTGGCCTTCTGGGCATCAACATCGACCGCCGTTTCACCATTATGTTCGGCCTGGCTGCAGTCGTCGCCGGCATGGCGGGGGTCATGTACACCCCGTTGCTGCCACCCAATTATCACCTCGGCATGGACTTCCTTGTCCTCAGTTTCGTGGTCGTTGTCGTGGGCGGCATGGGCTCTCTGCCCGGCGCCGTCGCCGCGGGCTTCCTTCTGGGCATCCTGCAGTCCTTCGCGTCCATGACGCAGATCAAGGACATCATCCCCGGCATCGACCAGATCATCATCTATCTGGTGGCCGTGATCATTCTACTCGTTCGCCCGCGTGGTCTCTTGGGCCGCCGCGGCGTCATGGAGAGCTGA
- a CDS encoding branched-chain amino acid ABC transporter permease — MTNFMSRNDLLLFLGFAIVVLAMPIWLAPFGAGYPDLLQRFMIFGIFAVGFNILFGLTGYLSFGHAAFFGVGSYAAVWSFKLLTLDAIPAMIFAVIISGLFALIIGFLSLRRSGIYFSILTLAFAQMSYNLAYSVLTPITNGETGLQLTLSDPRVLDTALGQTFVGQPVPTLLGQQMSGYAGFYFCAGFLILSFFFAQRIAGSPFGMMLKSIKSNQTRMQFTGFNTRPYALSAFVISGMYAGLAGALLAVTDPLAGAERMQWTASGEVVLMTILGGVGTLVGPVIGAWIIKYFENILSALNDNILAQFWSFLPEGFADVVVKVTSKFVGDGWHLTLGLVFVIIVIFLPGGIMEGVRRLAAVARPSGPPGAKSKQPQPAE, encoded by the coding sequence ATGACCAATTTCATGTCCCGCAATGACCTCCTGCTGTTCCTGGGCTTTGCCATTGTCGTATTGGCCATGCCAATCTGGCTGGCCCCGTTCGGCGCTGGCTATCCCGACCTGCTGCAGCGTTTCATGATCTTCGGCATCTTCGCCGTGGGCTTCAATATCCTGTTCGGGCTGACCGGCTATCTCAGCTTCGGCCACGCGGCCTTCTTCGGCGTCGGCTCCTATGCTGCGGTGTGGTCGTTCAAGCTGCTGACCCTCGATGCCATCCCCGCAATGATTTTCGCCGTGATCATCTCGGGCCTGTTTGCCCTGATCATCGGTTTTCTTTCGCTGCGCCGCTCAGGCATCTATTTCTCGATCCTCACGCTCGCTTTCGCCCAGATGAGCTACAATCTCGCCTATTCGGTGCTCACCCCCATCACCAATGGGGAGACCGGCCTGCAGCTTACCTTGAGCGACCCACGTGTTCTTGACACGGCCCTGGGCCAGACGTTCGTTGGCCAGCCCGTTCCCACCCTGCTGGGTCAGCAGATGAGCGGCTATGCCGGCTTCTACTTCTGTGCCGGCTTCCTCATCCTCTCGTTCTTCTTTGCCCAGCGTATCGCCGGCTCACCCTTCGGCATGATGCTCAAGTCGATCAAGTCGAACCAGACGCGCATGCAGTTCACCGGCTTCAACACCCGCCCCTATGCCCTCTCCGCCTTCGTGATCTCTGGCATGTATGCAGGCCTGGCCGGCGCCCTTCTGGCGGTTACCGACCCGCTGGCCGGTGCCGAACGCATGCAGTGGACGGCATCGGGCGAAGTGGTACTCATGACCATCTTGGGTGGCGTGGGAACGCTGGTTGGCCCCGTGATCGGCGCCTGGATCATCAAGTACTTCGAAAACATCCTTTCCGCACTCAACGACAATATCCTCGCCCAGTTCTGGAGCTTCCTGCCAGAGGGCTTTGCCGACGTGGTGGTCAAAGTCACAAGCAAGTTCGTTGGCGATGGCTGGCACCTCACCCTCGGCCTGGTGTTCGTGATCATCGTCATCTTCCTGCCCGGCGGCATCATGGAAGGGGTTAGACGGCTGGCCGCTGTCGCCCGCCCGTCCGGCCCGCCGGGCGCCAAGTCCAAGCAACCTCAGCCTGCTGAATAG
- a CDS encoding ABC transporter ATP-binding protein, giving the protein MSTSNVVLHVADVHKRFGGLHALADIDLQVEEGQTHAIIGPNGAGKSTLLNVIIGKLAPSSGQVVFDGAILTGRKPFEINQLGIARVFQTPEIFADLSVLHNVMIPAFAKRDGAFTLNMLRSLDSETTIRQEAEHMLEDVGMLNRRDMHAGSLSRGDKRRMELAMCLIQHPRLLLLDEPTAGMSRHDTNTTIDLLKKIKSRGMTKVIIEHDMHVVFSLADKISVLAQGRIIADGTPDDVRGNPKVQEAYLGGTH; this is encoded by the coding sequence ATGTCGACATCCAATGTTGTCCTGCACGTTGCGGACGTTCACAAGCGGTTCGGGGGCCTGCATGCCTTGGCCGATATCGATCTCCAGGTCGAAGAAGGCCAGACGCACGCGATTATCGGTCCGAATGGCGCCGGCAAATCCACCTTGCTTAATGTCATCATCGGCAAGCTCGCTCCATCCAGCGGTCAGGTGGTGTTCGACGGAGCGATCCTGACCGGTCGCAAGCCTTTCGAAATCAACCAGCTCGGCATTGCCCGCGTCTTCCAGACGCCGGAAATCTTCGCCGACCTATCGGTCCTGCACAACGTGATGATCCCGGCCTTCGCAAAGCGCGACGGGGCCTTCACGCTCAACATGCTGCGCTCGCTCGACAGCGAAACCACCATCCGCCAGGAAGCGGAGCACATGCTTGAGGATGTGGGCATGCTCAATCGTCGCGACATGCACGCCGGCAGCCTCAGCCGTGGCGACAAGCGCCGCATGGAACTGGCCATGTGCCTGATCCAGCATCCGCGCCTGCTGCTGCTGGACGAGCCGACCGCCGGCATGAGCCGGCATGACACCAACACCACGATCGACCTGCTGAAAAAGATCAAGAGCCGCGGCATGACCAAGGTCATCATCGAACACGACATGCATGTGGTGTTCTCGCTCGCCGACAAGATTTCCGTGCTCGCGCAGGGCCGCATCATAGCCGACGGAACGCCCGATGACGTACGCGGCAATCCCAAGGTCCAGGAAGCCTATCTCGGGGGGACTCACTGA
- a CDS encoding ABC transporter ATP-binding protein, with protein MQTETTIGAHAAELETTRPFFSVRDMHAYYGESYIVQGVSLDIRKGEILALLGRNGAGKTSTLRTIARLDNPQMRQGEIWLDNQPVHDMKSFEAARAGIQLVPEDRRIIQGLTVEENITLAKVAPGNGWSLEQIYESFPRLAERRTQEGVTLSGGEQQMLAIARALARDLKLLLLDEPYEGLAPVIVHEIERILHSIKPMGITTIIVEQNAVAALKLADRAVILDTGEVAFTGTAKEVLDNAELRHEYLAI; from the coding sequence ATGCAGACTGAAACCACCATAGGCGCACATGCCGCAGAGCTGGAGACGACCCGGCCGTTCTTCTCGGTCCGGGACATGCACGCCTATTACGGCGAAAGCTACATCGTGCAGGGCGTGTCCCTGGACATCCGCAAGGGCGAAATCCTGGCCCTGCTGGGCCGCAACGGCGCCGGCAAGACCTCCACCCTGCGCACCATCGCCCGGCTCGATAACCCGCAGATGCGACAGGGCGAAATCTGGTTGGACAACCAGCCGGTGCATGACATGAAAAGCTTCGAGGCGGCCCGCGCAGGCATCCAGCTGGTGCCCGAGGACAGGCGGATCATCCAGGGACTGACCGTCGAGGAGAACATCACTCTGGCCAAAGTGGCGCCCGGCAATGGATGGAGCCTCGAACAGATCTACGAAAGCTTCCCGCGCCTCGCCGAGCGCCGCACCCAGGAGGGCGTTACCCTGTCCGGCGGGGAACAGCAGATGTTGGCCATCGCCCGCGCCCTCGCCCGCGATTTGAAGCTGCTTCTGCTTGATGAGCCCTATGAAGGCCTGGCGCCGGTGATCGTGCATGAAATCGAGCGCATCCTTCACTCGATCAAGCCGATGGGCATCACCACCATCATCGTCGAACAGAATGCCGTGGCGGCCCTGAAACTGGCAGACCGCGCCGTCATCCTCGATACCGGCGAGGTCGCCTTCACCGGCACCGCCAAGGAAGTGCTCGACAACGCAGAGCTGCGGCACGAATACCTGGCGATCTGA
- a CDS encoding LamB/YcsF family protein: MTSIDLNADLGEGMGTDDDLLHIVSSASIACGGHAGDAATIRRILRICKARGVRAGAHPGYVDPKRFGRFRLVMPLDQLLGQIRGQLFLVRHIADEVEVPLAYVKLHGALANQTAEELAFAVGIFAAIQAMDPHMAVLALDNSQQVRAAKAVGLPLIREAYADRAYTGEGLLVPRSEEGAVIHDPEVVIERCLRLAHAGEIVAIDGTVLKSAARSICLHGDTPGAVDLAREVREALEGDGITIAPNAPEVDGAAPV, from the coding sequence ATGACCAGTATCGACCTCAATGCTGATCTCGGCGAAGGGATGGGCACGGACGACGACTTGCTGCACATCGTCTCGAGCGCCTCGATCGCCTGCGGGGGCCATGCGGGTGACGCCGCCACGATCCGGCGGATCCTGAGGATATGCAAGGCCAGAGGCGTTCGCGCAGGCGCCCATCCCGGTTATGTCGATCCCAAGCGGTTCGGCCGGTTCCGCCTGGTGATGCCGCTCGACCAGCTTCTGGGGCAGATCAGGGGGCAGCTGTTCCTGGTCCGGCACATTGCCGATGAGGTCGAGGTACCGCTGGCCTATGTGAAACTGCATGGGGCGCTTGCCAATCAGACAGCGGAAGAGCTGGCCTTCGCGGTCGGAATCTTTGCGGCCATCCAGGCGATGGATCCGCATATGGCGGTGCTCGCACTCGACAATAGCCAGCAGGTGCGGGCGGCAAAGGCAGTCGGGTTGCCACTGATACGTGAGGCCTATGCAGACCGAGCCTATACCGGCGAAGGGCTGTTGGTCCCACGATCCGAAGAAGGCGCCGTGATCCACGACCCGGAGGTTGTCATTGAGCGTTGTCTGCGGCTGGCGCATGCCGGCGAAATCGTAGCGATTGATGGAACGGTGTTGAAGTCGGCGGCGCGGTCGATTTGCCTGCATGGCGATACGCCCGGGGCGGTGGACCTGGCGCGTGAAGTGCGCGAAGCGCTGGAGGGAGACGGGATCACGATTGCGCCGAACGCACCAGAGGTAGACGGGGCGGCACCGGTCTGA
- a CDS encoding biotin-dependent carboxyltransferase family protein, whose translation MGVLTHGISASGAMDRSAHAIAGRLAGAAGEAGIELTRAGMDFTVERGGMRLGWAGGAFTVRVNGTVLDWPGGTVVKAGDVVSVTPGPSGNYGYVRFGPELDVPQVMGSQSTSTRARLGGLSGRALTTGDVLEFSYPEGTPEAVVPAGRADGPVRFIWGIHAELFAPRVRQAFVAARFRVTPMMDRMGVRLADEDKVFAGSSILSLVSDPILPGDIQILGDGTPIVLMRDHQPTGGYPRIATVISADFDRFAQLRSGDPVAFVPVSVDHAHQVLRSGHP comes from the coding sequence ATGGGTGTCCTGACACATGGCATCAGTGCGTCCGGTGCAATGGACCGGTCAGCACATGCGATCGCCGGTCGATTGGCAGGCGCGGCTGGCGAGGCGGGCATCGAGCTAACCCGTGCCGGCATGGATTTTACCGTGGAGCGCGGCGGCATGCGGCTCGGCTGGGCCGGCGGAGCGTTCACGGTCCGGGTCAATGGTACAGTACTGGACTGGCCTGGTGGCACGGTGGTGAAGGCGGGGGATGTGGTTTCGGTTACCCCGGGGCCATCGGGAAATTATGGCTATGTGCGCTTCGGGCCCGAGCTGGATGTGCCGCAGGTGATGGGAAGCCAGTCCACCAGCACGCGCGCGCGGTTGGGCGGTCTCTCCGGCCGGGCTTTGACGACAGGAGATGTCCTGGAGTTCTCTTATCCAGAGGGAACGCCGGAGGCGGTTGTTCCGGCGGGAAGGGCGGACGGTCCGGTCCGCTTTATCTGGGGCATTCACGCCGAACTTTTCGCGCCGCGGGTGCGCCAGGCTTTCGTTGCCGCGCGCTTTCGGGTGACGCCGATGATGGACCGTATGGGGGTGCGACTGGCCGACGAGGACAAGGTTTTCGCCGGATCGAGCATTCTTTCGTTGGTGTCCGACCCGATCCTGCCGGGGGATATCCAGATACTTGGGGACGGAACTCCCATTGTCCTCATGCGCGATCATCAGCCGACAGGCGGCTATCCGCGCATTGCGACGGTGATATCGGCCGACTTTGATCGATTCGCGCAGCTGCGCTCCGGCGACCCCGTTGCCTTTGTCCCCGTGAGCGTGGACCATGCGCACCAAGTGTTGCGGAGCGGGCACCCATGA
- a CDS encoding 5-oxoprolinase subunit B family protein yields the protein MSELWDGRLPRPVIMPLGDGALLVRFGDRLDDSANRAALLLFARLQEDPIHGVLEVVPSLVSVLLRYDFEAISPTRLGGEIALRIGQGALADRPKLQVVHIRFDGPDLSDVATELGLSIPEFILEHNARPLRVLTTGFAPGFIYCGFHPTRLIVPRRTSVRANVPAGSVLFAAGQTAIAATEIPTGWHVIGSTPFRNFLPENDPPTLVHAGDEIRFEEVR from the coding sequence ATGAGCGAGTTGTGGGACGGCCGACTGCCGAGGCCGGTCATCATGCCGCTGGGTGACGGCGCGCTGCTGGTGCGGTTCGGTGATCGCCTTGACGATAGCGCCAATCGGGCCGCGCTATTGCTGTTCGCGCGGTTGCAGGAGGATCCTATCCATGGCGTGCTGGAGGTCGTGCCGAGCCTGGTTTCGGTGCTCCTTCGCTATGATTTCGAGGCAATTTCCCCGACGCGGCTGGGTGGCGAAATCGCCCTTCGCATCGGGCAGGGTGCTCTCGCGGATAGGCCGAAGCTCCAAGTGGTTCATATACGGTTCGATGGGCCGGACCTCAGCGATGTAGCCACTGAACTCGGCCTCTCCATTCCTGAATTCATCCTGGAGCACAATGCGCGCCCGCTACGGGTGCTGACGACTGGCTTTGCGCCGGGCTTCATCTATTGCGGCTTTCATCCCACGAGGCTGATTGTGCCGCGCCGCACCAGCGTCAGGGCGAATGTGCCTGCCGGCAGCGTGCTGTTCGCTGCCGGGCAGACGGCCATTGCCGCCACCGAAATTCCGACCGGTTGGCACGTGATCGGCAGTACCCCGTTCAGGAACTTCCTGCCCGAGAACGATCCGCCGACGCTGGTGCATGCTGGCGACGAAATCCGCTTTGAGGAGGTGCGATGA
- a CDS encoding quinone oxidoreductase family protein, which yields MTRVVAVHAVGGPEALSVEDWDVGAPGPGQARVRQTAIGLNFIDTYQRSGLYPLPLPFVAGNEAAGVVTAVGEGVTEVRVGDRVCYQGTPGAYAEERLAPVQKLVPIPDGIDDQTAAAILLKGLTAYYLLFKTWPVQKGESILWHAAAGGTGLIATQWARALGATVIGTAGGPEKVQKALDHGCHHVIDYSIEDFPTLVREFTEGRGVDVVYDGVGKATFEGSLDCLRPRGLLASFGNASGVVSVPDLGILARKGSLYVTRPTGTHYFPQREQLLEGAEALFGAVLSGDIKVEIGRTYALAEAAEAHRALEGRETTGSVVLLPQG from the coding sequence ATGACCCGCGTCGTCGCCGTGCATGCCGTTGGTGGCCCCGAGGCCCTTTCGGTCGAGGATTGGGATGTCGGCGCGCCCGGGCCCGGACAGGCGCGCGTGCGCCAGACTGCCATCGGTCTCAATTTCATCGACACATATCAGCGCTCGGGGCTCTACCCATTGCCGCTGCCATTCGTGGCCGGCAATGAGGCTGCCGGCGTGGTAACTGCGGTGGGCGAGGGCGTGACCGAGGTCAGGGTCGGCGATCGTGTGTGCTACCAGGGGACGCCCGGCGCCTATGCGGAGGAGCGCCTGGCGCCTGTGCAGAAGCTGGTGCCCATTCCCGACGGCATAGATGACCAGACGGCGGCGGCCATCCTGCTCAAGGGGCTGACGGCGTATTATCTGCTTTTCAAGACCTGGCCCGTGCAGAAGGGCGAATCGATCCTGTGGCACGCAGCGGCTGGCGGCACGGGGTTGATTGCAACGCAGTGGGCACGGGCGCTTGGCGCCACGGTCATCGGCACCGCCGGCGGCCCCGAAAAGGTGCAGAAGGCGCTCGATCACGGCTGCCACCATGTTATCGACTACAGTATCGAGGATTTCCCGACACTAGTGAGGGAATTCACCGAGGGCAGGGGCGTCGATGTGGTCTATGACGGGGTCGGCAAGGCAACCTTCGAAGGGTCCCTGGACTGTCTGCGGCCGCGAGGCCTCCTGGCGAGCTTTGGCAACGCCTCCGGCGTGGTGAGCGTGCCGGATCTGGGCATACTCGCGCGCAAAGGTTCGCTCTATGTGACGCGCCCGACAGGTACGCACTATTTTCCGCAGCGGGAACAACTGCTCGAAGGAGCGGAAGCGTTGTTCGGAGCTGTGCTCTCCGGCGACATCAAGGTCGAGATCGGCCGGACCTATGCCTTGGCCGAGGCGGCCGAGGCCCATCGCGCGCTTGAGGGGCGAGAAACGACCGGATCGGTGGTGCTGCTGCCTCAGGGCTGA
- a CDS encoding YeeE/YedE family protein codes for MESFSPLTAALGGILIGLASAVLWLGNGRIAGISGIFGQLLPPAQTVVWRLVFLVALVAATALTALAFPQIGVGGVEPAQLAAPPAAWSVPTPIWLIAAGLLTGFGTKIGNGCTSGHGVCGLARLSFRSLVAVAVFFSVAILTVTLTGIV; via the coding sequence ATGGAATCCTTCTCTCCCCTCACCGCCGCCTTGGGAGGCATTCTGATTGGCCTGGCCTCGGCCGTATTATGGCTAGGCAATGGTCGCATTGCCGGCATCTCTGGTATCTTCGGTCAATTGCTGCCGCCGGCGCAGACGGTCGTCTGGCGACTGGTGTTCCTGGTGGCCCTGGTGGCGGCCACTGCCTTGACCGCGCTTGCCTTCCCGCAGATCGGGGTTGGGGGAGTGGAACCTGCCCAGCTTGCAGCGCCACCCGCGGCGTGGTCCGTTCCCACGCCCATCTGGCTGATCGCCGCGGGCCTGCTGACCGGCTTCGGCACCAAGATCGGCAATGGCTGCACATCCGGCCACGGCGTTTGTGGTTTGGCGCGACTGTCATTCCGCTCGCTGGTGGCGGTTGCCGTCTTCTTTTCCGTGGCCATTCTGACGGTCACTCTTACAGGAATAGTCTGA
- a CDS encoding DUF6691 family protein — protein sequence MAVLRLPYLATAAVSGALFGAGLYVSQMVDPLKVLRFLDFTAIPSGGWDPSLAFVIVPAILVMFVAVRIGRGRSAPLFDKEFHEPEYRKIDRRLVGGAALFGIGWGMSGICPGPAVSLIAFQPDGLWIFLAAMFAGSLAGSAILPTGHQRRLADAAS from the coding sequence ATGGCTGTGCTTCGCCTGCCCTACCTCGCCACGGCCGCAGTCAGCGGCGCCCTGTTCGGCGCTGGCCTCTACGTTTCGCAGATGGTCGACCCGCTCAAGGTGCTGCGCTTTCTCGATTTCACCGCCATTCCTTCTGGCGGCTGGGACCCGAGCCTGGCCTTCGTCATCGTCCCCGCCATTCTGGTCATGTTCGTTGCCGTGAGAATTGGCCGCGGTCGATCCGCTCCGCTGTTCGACAAGGAGTTCCACGAGCCAGAATACAGGAAGATTGACAGGCGTCTGGTCGGAGGTGCTGCGCTATTCGGCATCGGCTGGGGCATGTCGGGCATTTGCCCCGGTCCCGCTGTCTCACTGATCGCCTTCCAGCCGGATGGCCTGTGGATTTTCCTTGCCGCCATGTTCGCCGGCTCTCTGGCGGGTAGCGCTATCCTTCCCACTGGCCATCAGCGCCGCCTTGCGGATGCTGCCTCATGA
- a CDS encoding FAD-dependent monooxygenase, whose translation MNQDADVIVTGGGLAGLAAAVSLARAGLSVIHLAPAAPPDRRTSALMMPSVEFLRRTGLIGDPAEIGEALVAIRIIDATPRLIRAPETLFDAREIGLPAFGWNFANARLLALFHSAAPDSGLDTRNLAVTDYRREGDLGTVTLEDGTRLRAPLVVGADGKKSLIRAAAGITPREHRFDEAALVCDLELDRSVGGTSIEFHYPHGPFTLVPAGGNRANLVWIDEEHLLRQVQAEGPEALRAALLERSQRLFGNISLASPSFVFPLSTLTVDTAGRDGVALVGESAHAFPPIGAQGLNLGLRDVADLLAAVEATDRSAPDWGIAASAEYARRRSGDLARTGGMVDTLFRSLLAGMIPSQALRAGGLWALKLLPPLRRQAFALGMGAHD comes from the coding sequence ATGAACCAGGACGCCGATGTCATCGTCACGGGCGGAGGGTTGGCCGGACTGGCGGCGGCCGTCAGTCTGGCTCGCGCGGGCCTGTCCGTCATCCACCTGGCCCCGGCAGCGCCGCCAGACCGGCGCACTTCGGCCCTGATGATGCCCAGTGTCGAATTCCTCCGCAGAACGGGGCTCATCGGCGACCCCGCTGAAATCGGAGAGGCGCTGGTCGCCATCCGGATCATCGACGCCACGCCGCGGCTGATCCGGGCACCCGAAACGCTGTTCGACGCCCGCGAGATTGGCCTCCCCGCGTTTGGCTGGAACTTCGCCAATGCACGCTTGCTTGCGCTGTTCCATTCTGCCGCCCCTGATAGCGGCCTCGACACGCGTAACCTTGCTGTCACTGATTATCGGCGGGAAGGCGATCTCGGAACAGTCACCCTCGAAGATGGTACGCGCCTGCGGGCGCCCCTGGTGGTCGGCGCCGACGGCAAGAAGTCTCTTATCCGCGCAGCGGCCGGCATCACGCCCCGCGAACACCGGTTCGACGAGGCGGCCCTGGTATGTGACCTCGAGCTCGATCGTTCTGTTGGCGGCACCTCGATCGAGTTCCACTATCCCCACGGCCCCTTCACGCTTGTCCCCGCCGGCGGCAACCGGGCCAACCTGGTCTGGATCGATGAAGAACACCTGCTCCGCCAGGTTCAGGCGGAAGGACCCGAAGCATTGCGCGCCGCGTTGCTGGAGCGCTCTCAAAGGCTGTTCGGCAATATTTCGCTGGCCTCGCCCAGCTTTGTCTTTCCCCTGTCGACGCTCACCGTCGACACCGCCGGCCGGGATGGGGTCGCCCTGGTTGGGGAATCCGCCCATGCCTTTCCGCCGATCGGCGCACAGGGTCTGAACCTGGGCCTTCGGGACGTGGCGGACCTGCTGGCGGCGGTAGAGGCCACCGACAGGAGCGCCCCCGACTGGGGCATCGCAGCCAGCGCCGAATATGCTCGACGCCGATCAGGCGACCTCGCCCGCACTGGCGGCATGGTGGATACGCTATTCCGATCGCTGCTCGCCGGCATGATCCCCAGCCAGGCATTGCGGGCCGGGGGTCTCTGGGCGCTCAAGCTGTTGCCGCCCCTGCGCCGACAGGCTTTCGCCCTGGGCATGGGTGCGCACGACTAG